From Arthrobacter sp. FW306-2-2C-D06B, a single genomic window includes:
- the rlmB gene encoding 23S rRNA (guanosine(2251)-2'-O)-methyltransferase RlmB, whose translation MANNGRRAVKSKKGPTTGTGGHGRKALEGRGPTPKAEDREYHKAYKSKQLAERSAAKRAAGGASRSNPGARSGPKGRATEEVVTGRNSVVEALRAGIPAKALHVAIRIEMDDRVKESLKLAAERGIPLLETGKPELDRMTEDAVHQGLVLQIPPYEYQDAYDLAEETVTKWKKGYIPNAPLFVALDGITDPRNLGAIIRSVSAFSGHGVIVPERRSVGVTASAWKTSAGAAVRVPVARAANLNNALKQFKQMGIFVLGLDGDGDVSLPDLALATDPVCIVVGSEGKGLSRLVRENCDQIISIPIDSAMESLNASMAVGISLYEISRQRAAK comes from the coding sequence ATGGCCAACAACGGTCGCCGGGCTGTCAAGAGCAAGAAGGGCCCCACCACCGGAACCGGTGGCCACGGTCGAAAGGCCCTCGAAGGCCGGGGTCCAACCCCCAAGGCTGAGGACCGCGAGTACCACAAGGCGTACAAGAGCAAGCAGCTTGCCGAGCGCTCCGCGGCGAAGCGCGCGGCCGGGGGCGCCAGCCGCTCCAATCCGGGCGCCCGCTCAGGCCCTAAGGGCCGCGCTACTGAGGAAGTCGTCACAGGACGCAACTCCGTGGTGGAGGCGCTTCGCGCCGGAATCCCCGCGAAGGCACTGCACGTTGCCATTCGGATCGAGATGGACGACCGCGTCAAGGAGTCCCTCAAGCTCGCCGCCGAACGTGGCATCCCGCTGCTGGAAACCGGTAAGCCCGAGCTGGACCGCATGACCGAAGACGCTGTGCACCAGGGCCTCGTACTGCAGATCCCGCCGTACGAATACCAGGACGCTTACGACCTCGCCGAAGAGACGGTCACCAAGTGGAAGAAGGGGTACATCCCCAACGCGCCCCTCTTCGTCGCGCTCGACGGCATCACCGACCCGCGCAACCTGGGCGCCATCATCCGCTCCGTTTCCGCCTTCAGCGGCCACGGCGTGATTGTCCCGGAGCGCCGCTCCGTCGGCGTCACTGCTTCGGCTTGGAAGACCAGCGCCGGCGCGGCGGTCCGCGTTCCCGTGGCCCGCGCCGCCAACCTGAACAACGCGCTCAAGCAGTTCAAGCAGATGGGCATCTTCGTGCTGGGCCTGGACGGCGACGGCGATGTTTCGCTGCCGGATCTGGCCCTGGCCACTGATCCCGTGTGCATTGTGGTGGGTTCCGAGGGCAAGGGCCTCAGCCGCCTGGTCCGCGAAAACTGCGACCAGATCATCTCCATCCCGATCGACTCCGCGATGGAATCGCTCAACGCCTCGATGGCCGTGGGCATCTCGCTGTATGAGATCTCAAGGCAGCGCGCAGCCAAATAG
- the cysS gene encoding cysteine--tRNA ligase, producing the protein MTLRFYDTASAEVRDFVPLEAGKASVYYCGATVQGMPHVGHVRSAIAFDQLTRWLEYRGLRVTVVRNVTDIDDKILAKSAQSFGPDWAEEPTARAEEEWWALAYRYEQEFEQAYDVLGVSRPTYEPRATGHIPEMHALIQRLIDRGHAYPALDDSGDVYFDVRSWSKYGSLTRQNIDDMQGAADVEPQFSNRKRDPRDFALWKGYKDGEPTTASWVSPWGTGRPGWHLECSAMATKYLGQQFDIHGGGLDLRFPHHENEMAQSQAAGDGFANFWLHNGMVTYEGEKMSKSVGNTVSPGEMLELASPRVVRYYLGQAQYRSVLDYRPTSLQEAAAAVERIYGFVAKASKKFGGDFAAHPESSPVPDAFASAMDDDLNVPQALGALHETVRAGNTALASGDDAAAAQALQAVMAMTTVLGLNDVRGEVQENSETAQALEVLVEAQLQARAEARVNKDWAASDAIRDTLAAAGIAVEDGADGASWSLKRD; encoded by the coding sequence GTGACCCTGCGCTTTTACGACACTGCATCCGCCGAAGTCCGCGACTTCGTTCCCCTTGAAGCCGGCAAGGCCAGCGTCTACTACTGCGGTGCCACGGTGCAGGGGATGCCGCACGTGGGACATGTGCGTTCCGCGATCGCCTTCGACCAGTTGACCCGTTGGCTTGAATACCGCGGCCTGCGTGTCACCGTTGTCCGCAACGTCACTGACATCGACGACAAGATCCTCGCCAAGTCGGCGCAGTCCTTCGGGCCGGACTGGGCCGAGGAACCCACAGCCAGGGCCGAGGAAGAATGGTGGGCCCTGGCCTACCGCTACGAGCAGGAGTTCGAGCAGGCCTACGATGTCCTGGGCGTTTCCCGCCCCACCTACGAGCCTCGCGCCACCGGCCACATCCCGGAGATGCACGCCCTCATTCAAAGGCTCATCGACCGCGGCCACGCCTATCCCGCGCTGGACGACTCCGGCGACGTCTACTTCGACGTCCGCTCCTGGAGCAAGTACGGCTCGCTGACCCGCCAGAACATCGACGACATGCAGGGAGCCGCCGACGTCGAGCCCCAATTCAGCAACAGGAAGCGCGACCCGCGCGACTTTGCGCTGTGGAAAGGCTACAAGGACGGGGAGCCGACGACGGCGAGCTGGGTTTCGCCGTGGGGAACAGGCCGGCCGGGTTGGCACCTTGAATGCTCCGCCATGGCCACGAAGTACCTGGGCCAGCAATTCGACATCCACGGCGGCGGATTGGACCTCCGCTTCCCGCACCACGAGAACGAGATGGCACAATCGCAGGCCGCGGGTGACGGATTCGCCAACTTCTGGCTGCACAACGGCATGGTCACGTATGAGGGCGAAAAGATGTCCAAATCCGTTGGCAACACAGTGAGCCCCGGAGAGATGCTTGAGCTGGCGAGTCCCCGCGTTGTCCGGTACTACCTTGGCCAGGCGCAGTACCGCTCCGTCCTGGACTACCGGCCCACGTCGCTCCAGGAGGCTGCGGCCGCAGTGGAGCGGATCTATGGCTTTGTTGCAAAGGCTTCCAAGAAGTTCGGTGGTGATTTCGCCGCGCACCCTGAGTCGAGCCCCGTGCCTGACGCCTTTGCTTCTGCCATGGATGACGACCTCAACGTCCCGCAGGCCCTTGGCGCGCTGCACGAGACTGTCCGTGCGGGAAACACGGCGCTGGCGTCCGGGGACGACGCCGCGGCCGCGCAGGCGCTCCAGGCCGTGATGGCCATGACCACCGTGCTTGGACTGAACGACGTCCGCGGCGAAGTCCAGGAGAACTCCGAGACGGCCCAGGCCCTGGAGGTCCTCGTGGAAGCCCAGCTGCAGGCGCGCGCCGAGGCACGGGTCAACAAGGATTGGGCGGCGTCCGACGCGATCCGCGACACTCTCGCAGCAGCCGGTATCGCCGTCGAGGATGGCGCCGATGGAGCCAGCTGGAGCCTCAAGCGGGACTGA
- the ispF gene encoding 2-C-methyl-D-erythritol 2,4-cyclodiphosphate synthase, which produces MILPRTGIGVDVHAYAPDNDPQPLWLGGLFWEGERGLSGHSDGDCVAHAAADALFSACGIGDLGTHFGTNRPEFAGASGVKLLGEAARIVRAAGFEIGNVAVQFVANRPKFGPRREESQRVLSAAAGASVSVTATTSDGLGFTGRGEGISAVATALVYAVPAAPQSDGASIAPQQG; this is translated from the coding sequence ATGATTCTGCCACGCACAGGCATCGGGGTGGACGTGCACGCCTACGCACCTGACAACGATCCGCAGCCGCTATGGCTCGGCGGGCTGTTTTGGGAGGGGGAGCGCGGACTTTCGGGGCATTCCGACGGCGATTGCGTTGCCCACGCGGCTGCTGATGCGCTCTTCTCCGCTTGCGGCATTGGTGATCTCGGCACGCATTTTGGCACCAACCGTCCCGAATTCGCAGGTGCGTCCGGGGTGAAGTTGCTGGGGGAGGCGGCCAGGATTGTCCGGGCTGCCGGCTTTGAGATCGGGAACGTGGCAGTCCAGTTCGTTGCAAACAGGCCGAAGTTCGGGCCGCGGCGTGAGGAGTCGCAGCGTGTCCTCAGCGCCGCCGCAGGAGCTTCCGTCAGCGTCACGGCAACCACGAGCGACGGCCTGGGTTTCACGGGGCGGGGAGAGGGCATCTCCGCTGTCGCCACGGCCCTCGTCTACGCCGTGCCGGCAGCGCCCCAAAGCGATGGCGCCTCAATAGCGCCTCAACAGGGATAG
- the ispD gene encoding 2-C-methyl-D-erythritol 4-phosphate cytidylyltransferase translates to MTTPSQREATAVVVVAAGSGERLGYGMPKAKVPLGGETILTHALRGVATADVARQICVAVPAGDLELRELCEEFRQELGADGPLITVVDGGSTRADSVRAALGAVLEGTRAVLVHDAARALTPERVFHRVAVALSSGAKAVIPAIPVVDTVKMVAETDGDDAGIAPEIVTGTAPREQLRAVQTPQGFDFETLLRAHAAAATFDDEQSAAVTDDAMLVELLGVPVHAVRGASQSLKITTPLDLIIAEGLLEGPLGVRWVEG, encoded by the coding sequence ATGACTACACCATCCCAGCGCGAGGCCACCGCCGTCGTCGTCGTTGCGGCAGGCTCCGGGGAGCGGCTTGGCTACGGCATGCCCAAGGCGAAAGTTCCACTGGGCGGCGAAACGATCCTCACCCACGCCCTTCGCGGCGTCGCGACGGCGGACGTTGCCCGCCAGATCTGCGTGGCCGTCCCCGCGGGGGACCTGGAGCTGCGCGAGCTGTGCGAGGAATTCCGGCAGGAACTGGGCGCTGACGGCCCGCTGATTACCGTCGTCGACGGCGGATCCACCCGTGCCGATTCGGTCCGCGCCGCCCTTGGGGCGGTCCTCGAAGGAACGCGCGCTGTGCTGGTTCACGACGCCGCGCGTGCGCTGACTCCCGAACGCGTCTTCCACCGGGTTGCCGTGGCGCTCTCGTCCGGCGCCAAAGCGGTCATCCCCGCCATTCCGGTGGTGGATACCGTCAAGATGGTTGCGGAAACTGACGGTGACGACGCCGGAATCGCGCCGGAGATCGTCACCGGCACCGCCCCGCGCGAACAACTGCGCGCCGTGCAGACCCCGCAGGGATTCGACTTTGAGACTTTGTTGCGCGCCCACGCGGCGGCCGCGACGTTCGACGACGAGCAGTCGGCGGCAGTCACGGATGACGCCATGCTGGTCGAGCTCCTGGGCGTGCCGGTCCACGCGGTCCGGGGCGCCAGCCAGTCGCTGAAGATCACCACGCCGTTGGATCTCATCATTGCCGAAGGCCTGCTGGAGGGGCCGCTCGGAGTCCGCTGGGTTGAAGGCTGA
- a CDS encoding carbon-nitrogen hydrolase family protein, giving the protein MRIALAQLISGRELADNLLLLEGYARRAKEGGAELVVFPEATMRAFGNSLLDIAEPLDGPWASQVRKIAQDLGIVIVAGMFTPGLASDGSSNGKVRNTLIATGPGVDTSYDKIHLFDAFGFAESDTVDAGTDPVTFDAGGLTFGLATCYDIRFPALFTANADRGAEVNIVSASWGAGPGKAEQWKLLARARAIDTTTFVLACGQGDPASQGREPKGAAPTGVGHSVVVSPWGNVLEELDAEPGLLFAELDAAVVEEARVRLPVLANRRDF; this is encoded by the coding sequence GTGCGAATCGCCCTTGCTCAACTCATCAGCGGCCGCGAGCTGGCAGACAACCTGCTCCTGTTGGAAGGTTACGCCCGCCGGGCAAAAGAGGGCGGCGCCGAACTCGTGGTATTCCCGGAAGCGACTATGCGGGCGTTCGGGAATTCCCTGCTCGACATCGCGGAGCCCCTGGACGGGCCATGGGCCAGCCAGGTGCGGAAGATCGCCCAGGATCTTGGGATCGTGATCGTGGCCGGAATGTTCACCCCCGGACTGGCCTCCGACGGCAGCAGCAACGGCAAAGTCCGGAACACCCTGATCGCCACCGGGCCCGGGGTGGACACCAGCTACGACAAGATCCACCTCTTCGACGCCTTCGGCTTTGCGGAATCCGATACCGTCGACGCCGGCACGGATCCGGTGACGTTCGACGCCGGAGGCCTCACCTTTGGCCTGGCCACCTGCTACGACATCCGTTTCCCGGCCCTCTTCACCGCCAACGCCGACCGAGGCGCCGAGGTGAATATCGTCTCCGCTTCCTGGGGTGCCGGGCCTGGGAAGGCGGAGCAGTGGAAGCTGCTCGCGCGTGCCCGGGCGATCGACACCACGACCTTCGTGCTGGCGTGCGGCCAAGGCGATCCCGCGAGCCAGGGCCGTGAACCCAAGGGTGCGGCGCCCACCGGAGTGGGGCACTCCGTCGTCGTGTCCCCCTGGGGGAACGTGCTCGAAGAGCTCGACGCCGAACCCGGCCTCTTGTTCGCGGAGCTGGACGCCGCCGTCGTCGAGGAAGCGCGGGTCAGGCTTCCGGTCCTGGCGAACCGCCGCGACTTCTAA